In the genome of Apostichopus japonicus isolate 1M-3 chromosome 15, ASM3797524v1, whole genome shotgun sequence, one region contains:
- the LOC139981321 gene encoding TLC domain-containing protein 3A-like, whose protein sequence is MVPILAGLALTGSIFFPCSFLICTFLLRKWVGIQSRAVQIAVAMRLTSVLQAVMASVCGWYIVTNCYHDFLYARCWLVDIYMSFGLPYMLYDIGAMYASYHRDAEAKQNAIISKKLTFVPFLNRQKLIITHHLLVAFVGYPIALFYRNGKGDFFLGCILLTELSSPFVNLRAILKKFNRTGSNLYRINNALILLIFFLCRILIFPITFWVYSWDKQVYWFQVPWMIPWHCTLGCTIIGGFQLMWYVMFAKAMWKMHEKGAKVDRNKNLANGAVGEKSA, encoded by the exons ATGGTTCCCATACTCGCAGGGTTGGCTCTGACCGGCTCAATCTTCTTTCCATGTTCATTCCTAATTTGTACCTTCTTACTGAGAAAATGGGTGGGTATCCAATCAAGAGCAGTACAGATAGCAGTAGCCATGAG GTTAACATCAGTGCTGCAGGCTGTCATGGCATCAGTTTGTGGATGGTACATAGTGACAAACTGCTATCATGATTTCTTGTATGCTAG GTGCTGGTTGGTAGATATTTATATGAGTTTTGGCTTGCCTTACATGCTGTATGATATTGGTGCTATGTATGCATCCTACCACAGAGATGCAGAGGCAAAGCAAAATGCAATAATCTCAAAGAAGTTAACTTTCGTGCCTTTCCTTAATAGACAAAAGCTGATCATCACTCATCATTTATTAGTGGCCTTTGTTGGTTATCCAATTGCCTTG TTTTACAGAAATGGAAAAGGTGATTTCTTTTTAGGATGTATCCTTCTCACAGAACTAAGTTCTCCTTTTGTAAATTTGAGAGCAATTTTGAAAAAA TTTAACAGGACAGGCTCCAATCTCTACAGAATCAACAATGCCCTGATTCTCCTCATATTCTTCCTCTGTCGAATACTCATCTTCCCCATCACTTTCTGGGTTTACAGCTGGGACAAACAAGTCTACTGGTTTCAAGTACCATGGATGATCCCTTGGCACTGCACCCTAGGTTGTACCATTATTGGTGGCTTTCAGCTCATGTGGTATGTGATGTTTGCCAAAGCCATGTGGAAAATGCATGAAAAAGGAGCGAAAGTGGATAGGAATAAGAACCTTGCTAATGGCGCTGTCGGGGAAAAATCAGCataa
- the LOC139981319 gene encoding SAGA-associated factor 29-like, with protein MRRARSTTQATTSGSSTPQPSPSSQPVQISSPGDPSDIPQLLQQLSKLVKESHEAGIKSEPNLNSIAKTHEKMRAEQRTTPYYKTKLKGLYQTAMSDAEAEDSKLREALDKIYKIKAIRNEQRIQARYMDNWVEGEGPRKIMRRGVLMNLLQQAAATLPLFIPKLGERPPPLCGAISAENSYIAKMGDLVAARVKERDGDENWILAEVLNFQSSTNKYEIMDIDEEGKERHQLSKRKVVPLPLMRANPETDPDAVFIKGDVVMALYPQTTCFYRGLVEIPPSGPREEYSVLFEDNSYADGYSPSLRVAQRYVVQVKETKRK; from the exons ATGAGAAGAGCCAGGTCTACAACGCAGGCTACCACGTCTGGCAGTTCAACACCCCAGCCATCACCGTCATCCCAACCGGTACAGATAAGCTCACCGGGGGATCCGTCAGACATACCACAACTACTCCAGCAGCTCAGCAAGTTGGTGAAGGAATCCCACGAAGCTGGCATCAAGAGCGAACCAAATCTAAACAGCATTGCCAAAACTCATGAAAAGATGAGAGCTGAGCAACGGACAACACCTTACTACAAAACCAAATTGAAGGGTCTGTATCAGACAGCCATGTCTGATGCTGAGGCAGAGGATAG CAAATTACGAGAGGCTCTagataaaatttacaaaatcaagGCCATAAGAAACGAGCAAAGGATACAGGCTAGATATATGGACAATTGGGTAGAAGGAGAAGGGCCAAGGAAGATCATGAGACGCGGTGTGCTGATGAATTTGCTGCAGCAAGCGGCTGCTACACTACCTCTTTTCATTCCAAAGCTTGGTGAACG GCCTCCACCCCTCTGTGGAGCAATTTCTGCAGAGAACAGTTACATTGCCAAGATGGGTGACCTGGTGGCCGCTCGAGTCAAAGAACGTGATGGAGACGAGAACTGGATTTTGGCGGAGGTCCTCAATTTCCAGTCGAgcacaaataaatatgaaataatggaTATCGACGAGGAAGGAAAAGA GAGACACCAACTCTCAAAGAGGAAGGTTGTTCCTCTTCCATTGATGAGGGCCAATCCAGAGACAGACCCAGATGCAGTCTTCATAAAAGGAGAT GTTGTGATGGCATTGTATCCCCAGACAACATGTTTCTACAGAGGTCTCGTAGAAATCCCTCCAAGTGGT cCCAGGGAGGAATATTCCGTTTTATTCGAAGACAACTCGTATGCAGATGGTTACTCCCCGTCTTTAAGAGTTGCTCAAAGATATGTGGTACAGGTGAAAGAGAccaaaaggaaatga
- the LOC139981323 gene encoding large ribosomal subunit protein P2-like, whose protein sequence is MRYVAAYLLAALGGNNSPSSDDIKKILGSVGIEAEDDKLNKVISELKGKNLEELIAEGNGKLASMPSGGAAPAASGGGAAAGGAAEEEKKEEAKKEESDSESDDDMGFGLFD, encoded by the exons A TGCGTTACGTGGCCGCTTACCTCCTGGCTGCCCTAGGTGGCAATAACAGTCCAAGTTCTGACGACATCAAGAAAATCTTAGGGAGTGTGGGCATCGAAGCTGAAGATGACAAACTCAACAAAGTTATTTCAGAACTGAAGGGCAAAAACCTGGAAGAACTGATTGCAGAAG GTAATGGCAAGTTAGCCTCTATGCCCTCTGGAGGAGCAGCACCTGCTGCCAGTGGCGGAGGAGCCGCCGCAGGGGGCGCCGCTGAGGAAGAGAAGAAAGAGGAGGCTAAGAAGGAAGAATCCGATTCTGAATCTGATGATGACATGGGATTCGGTCTCTTTGACTAA